Proteins from one Plasmodium cynomolgi strain B DNA, chromosome 10, whole genome shotgun sequence genomic window:
- a CDS encoding hypothetical protein (putative): MIRTARWVLRGREKRLYSTTFTWRRDKLDSLKLLSYEFYKRSQSKKGVPAKLQGEMAPGGAMLSESELPPGELPHGEPPPGELPPGERLYREAITVSHSVERLYREDIYNSQSYILILKGLVNTLTYVREERKRAHLRKLISTFVGFFQRYVHLMNEQDVTLLLDVTAKCSIWKPEINQLVIQRLSKGEKNTLFYSLNSKSVCIILNSLHKVTPHGNHAQRYVREARRLISDVFHLYVVNRYKNFSLSQMVIVLHSMHRYGYEKCRVASLISHIAQRVLETCRGGEASSNCGDVINRGGGIDALPSRGTKKRSKTNKSVEYEGDPPCEYIAEEPRTDDYASIFDLHNKYELILLHTLSCYNYCNNELLRVLLCEVKRKIFTTYNEKEVCMFISAVSNYLAIPTTKRFEIYVTDEESNINEDNQMCVSELVRTIVTKDKKRLGNYTKFSIATIYIILSKLNFFYENKYADVFFLDKLFLAKYFSPKKKNFFSHCG, from the exons atgataagaacAGCGCGGTGGGTACTCCGTGGGAGGGAGAAGAGATTGTACAGCACCACGTTCACGTGGAGACGCGACAAATTGGATTCGCTTAAGTTGCTATCATACGAGTTTTACAAAAGAAGTcaaagcaaaaagggggtgccTGCAAAGCTGCAGGGGGAGATGGCCCCAGGCGGAGCGATGCTGAGTGAGAGTGAGCTTCCGCCTGGTGAGCTTCCACATGGTGAGCCTCCACCTGGTGAGCTGCCCCCCGGTGAGCGGCTGTACCGCGAAGCAATAACCGTAAGCCACTCCGTTGAGCGGCTGTACCGCGAAGACATATACAACAGCCAAAGCTACATCCTAATCCTTAAGGGGCTAGTGAACACCCTCACCTATGTAAGGGAGGAACGGAAGAGAGCACACTTACGCAAGCTTATCTCTACCTTTGTGGGGTTCTTCCAACGATACGTGCATCTCATGAATGAACAGGACGTCACCTTATTGTTAGATGTAACGGCGAAGTGTTCCATTTGGAAACCAGAAATAAATCAGTTGGTAATACAGCGGCTCAGCAAGGGTGAAAAGAACACCTTGTTTTACTCTCTCAATTCGAAGAGCGTTTGTATTATTTTGAATAGCCTACACAAGGTGACACCTCATGGGAACCATGCCCAGCGCTACGTCAGGGAAGCTCGTCGTCTAATCAGTGACGTCTTCCACCTGTACGTTGTCAACAGATACAAGAATTTCTCCTTAAGCCAAATGGTCATTGTCTTGCATTCCATGCATCGGTATGGTTATGAGAAGTGCAGAGTGGCGAGTTTGATAAGTCACATTGCTCAGCGAGTTTTGGAGACATGtcgagggggggaggcctCCTCCAATTGTGGAGATGTTATCAACAGAGGGGGGGGCATTGACGCTTTACCCTCGAGGGGTACCAAAAAGAGGAGTAAAACAAACAAGTCGGTCGAATACGAAGGGGATCCACCATGTGAGTACATAGCAGAAGAAC CACGAACGGATGACTACGCTTCTATATTCGACCTGCACAATAAGTACGAGTTAATCCTTTTGCACACACTCAGCTGCTACAATTACTGCAACAACGAATTGCTTCGTGTCCTCCTGTGCGAagttaaaaggaaaatattcacAACGTATAACGAAAAGGAAGTCTGTATGTTCATCTCTGCAGTGAGTAACTATCTCGCCATACCCACAACAAAAAGGTTTGAAATTTATGTGACGGATGAAGAAAGTAATATAAATGAAGATAATCAAATGTGTGTCTCCGAGTTGGTACGAACGATCGTGACAAAGGACAAAAAACGGTTGGGTAATTATACCAAATTTAGCATCGCCACAATTTATATTATCCTGtccaaattaaattttttttacgagaATAAATATGcagatgtttttttcttggaCAAGCTGTTccttgcaaaatatttttccccaaaaaaaaaaaattttttttcccattgcGGATAA
- a CDS encoding prefoldin subunit 6 (putative), with product MSQDKVTKIVKEINTLKTSCEKLNAQLEELITQKVENEILLEEVKNLEDDAVLHKLVGLILVREEKNKCYDTITRRIHYITGEIESRKKVISNSEEKLKKLFSDLEVHTNQRKVAIPQQ from the exons ATGTCGCAAGATAAAGTGACCAAAATAGTTAAGGAGATAAATACCTTGAAGACGA GCTGCGAGAAGCTGAACGCCCAGCTGGAGGAACTGATCACGCAGAAGgtggaaaatgaaattctCCTGGAG GAGGTTAAAAACTTGGAGGACGATGCCGTTTTGCACAAGCTAGTAGGTTTGATTTTAGTTCGTGAGGAAAAGAATAAATGCTACGACACCATCACTCGGAGGATTCACTACATCACAGGGGAGAT CGAAAGCAGGAAGAAGGTCATCAGCAACTCGGAGGAGAAACTGAAGAAGCTCTTTAGCGAC CTAGAAGTGCACACCAACCAAAGAAAAGTAGCCATCCCGCAGCAATAa